ACCTTTAGAATTGCGTTAGAGTCTTTATAATTTAGCTATTACATATTTGTGCAGGATGAAAAACAGTTCTTTAACCATTCTGATGGATCTTGTCCATTctgatgctgctgctgctgctgctgctgtagagtgttgaaattgtaatACCGTCCTGATAAGTAGTCCGGAGGTATTGGTTTACCATAATACAACTGATAAACGGTATCGTCAGGTGTGCGCTCAACAAGGGTTACAGGTCTTGGTGTTTTTGGTGGGATTACAGCGTAGGTGGTCCTAGCAGTACCAGTAGCTATTGATTCTGCACAATCGGGTTCATAgtttaatgaaaaatcatcatctcCGCCATTACTGACTGTGTCTTCACCGCGATCAGCAGCGTTATCAACATTTGAACCTTTCCACCAATTTACAAATGAATCCATTACGTATGTACCACCACCATATCCGTATCCATAACCCTTTGATtgatcttgtaattttgaAGTTTCCAACTGATAAGGGTGTGAGCCCTCAATTGCCATTGTAGTTCCTCTATATGAGGAGCCTGGAGGTTTCCATCGTATTAATGAGTCTTCCATCCTGTTAacaaattcattttttgGCGGCAAGACCCTTTCATCTTGCTTGGCTTTAACTAGTTCTCTAACCGTGGGGATATTCCTAGCGGGTAAAAAATTCTGTTTGGTAAGATCGAATGTCGGCTCATAGCTGGGCAATTCACAAGGTCTTAAATCGAGTGGCATTGTATGGTTTCCCTAGAAGCTTCCTGAACTCTATAGCATTATGTGCAAACCGtgcttttatttttatttttattttattattttattattttactctattttttttgtgACGCTTTGtcgtttcttttttctgACGCCGACACATAAATAAGCGGCAAACCACAGCAAATAGAAGTCCAGCATATTAAAGTATAGCAAACTAGTACTAAATGCCCATTTTCTAGCATAAAGGAGTCCTTTTATCATTCCACCATTACCGTGTCTTTGGTCACATGACCAAATATAATCGTATGAGATGACTTATCTCTCACTCGTTACCCTGTCGAattgttttgaaatttcccTTCTCATTTTATACAAGTTTCAACCCCTTTGAAGTAAGCAATTCAAACGGGACGACTAGATTCAAGGTCAAAAAGTAATCAATCAGTCAATCAACAATCAACCAATCAGTCAATTAACCATTTAAATTTGGTGTTTGTATCTCCATTTTGTTTTAACAGttcaaagagaagaagaggtGTAATTTGTAACTAGTCCCACACTGTTGACTTATCGTTTGGAATCTCGATAGTTTTTTACCcgtatttttttcattatttaattccactttcttcattcaataCACGATCCATTTGAGTGTTTTGGAACCCATCTTCAGTCCCCTTTTGATTTGTTGATACTACATTTATCTTTATCTTGAGCCGGTATGGATATGGATTTGGATGTACCCATGCATGATGCCATTGAGGACCAACAATTAGGTCCAACGCTAGACGAAGATAGAGAAACTAACAGTGCTGATAACAGTGCTGGTAGTACGAATGCAGGAAATGTTGGTCAGACTCCTGGTTCATTAGAAATagatgaagtggaagacTTACACGATCCCGATTTCAAACCTGGTTCATCAGGTATAGCGGATCAAAAGTCGGCCAAACCATTGGAACTGACAAACTCAACTATTGACCAATTAGATAAATGGATCGAGTATTTGAGCAAATGTCAAGTTTtatctgaagaagaagttgcaCGTCTTTGTAAGATGGCAGTTGACGTtttacaatttgaagagaatGTTCAACCAATAAATGTTCCAGTTACGATATGCGGTGATGTTCACGGTCAATTCCACGATTTGATAGAGTTGTTTAAGATTGGTGGGCCTTGTCCTGATACTAATTACCTTTTCATGGGGGATTACGTCGATAGGGGTTATTACTCAGTTGAAACGGTTTCACTTTTAGTTGCGATGAAGGTTCGTTATCCTCGTAGAATTACTATACTGAGGGGTAATCATGAATCAAGACAAATTACTCAAGTCTACGGATTTTATGATGAATGTCTACGGAAATACGGTAGTGCAACcgtttggaaaatgtttACAGATCTTTTCGATTACTTCCCCATTACAGCTCTGGTAGATAATAAAATCTTTTGTCTACACGGTGGCCTTTCACCAATGGTAGAAACGGTAGATCAAGTTAGAGAATTGAATAGGATACAGGAAGTTCCTCATGAAGGACCAATGTGTGATCTGCTTTGGTCTGATCCTGATGACAGAGGTGGTTGGGGCATTAGTCCCAGAGGTGCAGGTTTCACTTTTGGCCAAGATATTAGTGAACAATTTAACCATACAAACGATTTATCATTAATCGCAAGAGCtcatcaattggtaatggAAGGTTATGCATGGTCTCATCAACAAAATGTTGTGACGATATTTTCTGCGCCAAATTATTGTTACAGGTGTGGTAATCAAGCTGCAATCATGGAAGTGGATGAGAACCATAACAGACAATTTTTACAGTACGAGCCTTCAGTTAGACCTGGTGAACCAACTGTGAGTAGAAAGACCCCAGATTATTTCTTGTGATATTTTGCCAGCATCTTTTCCATATTTCTCTTCCAccattttatttttaatttgttttttcttaccgttttatcattatcattgttattattattgaaCGAGAGTAAGGCTAAGAGTAAGAGAGTAAAATAAGGCTTCGATATACCAATTCATGTGTAACGTGCCTGGGATTATTATACAGGCGGTAGTAAttttaaaataaaaaaaagcaAAATTAATTCAGAGATATAACTCACAATCGACTACTATTCTTGCGATAGCGATCTTGTGCAATGTTACAAAGTTCTTGCATTGCAGTACGCACTTCCTTGAACCAGTCATTTCCAGACGTAATTCTCGATTCCATAATTCTTATAATTTCCAACCGGGTCCTGCCATTGACAAACACTACAAACCTTAGTCCGGGGTAAACTTTCTCATATTCGTGGTTTAACTCAAGGagtttcttttgaatttctgGCGAATCTTGACTACTTTGTAGATTCTTCTGCTCCAGCATCGAGTGTGTAGAGAGCTGTTTCTTGGTTTCACCTAACCTTGGATGTGCATTCACTACATCTTCTAACAACTTTCTGCGGTTACCGGTGgaagatgacgatgaacTGGCTTCCATTTCAACTTCAAGGCACACTTGTATAAGAGTTGATCTCACCAATTCGATAAattctttgtaattgtCCAATTCTCGGGCTCTTGGCATGAATCCATCGTCATCGACTGTCAGCCTGATTAAACCCTGGCAAGGTTCGAATAACTCattcattaccaccaattgGTGGTCCTTGGAGGCATGGACAAAGTTCTGATACTGCATCATGGTTTTATGAGTCAAGATGCTACCGATAAAGAGCTAAACAATTTACCATCTACTGcttatatatatattttaGGACCTGGAACCCTTCATATTCGCATTTCACCGGTTTTTGTTTGTTCAGTATCAACTAGCGTTTAAAAGGCTCGATCGATCTTGCTCTTTTACCACTTCTACAACATCTCATCGAACACACCAAGAGAGATATAAACACGTAGAAGTAGTACAATGGACGAATCAGAATTTCAGGGCGTTAGTGATGAACCCACTAACGATCAATACAAGGTTTCAGCCAAGAAGACCTTGGAAGAGTACAAGAACTTGGATGCTGAAGACGAATCATTAGCTAAATGGAAAGAATCTTTGGGTCTGAGTGCTGATGTCTTGCCATTGGAATATCCCGGTGATAAAAGGAAACTCGTCATCCAAAAGATTATGCTTTTGGTTGATACTGAACCCGAACCAATTGTGTTTGATTTAACCAATGAAACTACAATTAAAGAGCTGGCCTCGAAAAGGTACAAGATTAAAGAGAAATCCAATTACAAATTGCGCATTCAATTTAAAGTGCAACATGAAATTATTACTGGTATAAGATACGTCCAGTACATCAAGAAAGCGGGAATTGCCATTGACAAGATTGATGATCATTTAGGATCATATGCGCCAAACACAAAGACCAAACCCTTCTACGAAGTTGAACTACCGGAATCTGAGGCCCCAAGTGGATTTTTAGCAAGAGGTAACTACAGCGCGGTTTCCAAATTCATTGATGACGACAATACGAACCACTTAACCTTGAACTGGGGGGttgaaattaccaaaaGGTAAGggagaaggaaaaggtaACCACATTGAAGGGTTTGGGAcattttctcttccttGTATTTTACTTTATCCATCGTTATCATTATTTTATAAAACTATTAGACttttaacaaaaaaaaaaaaaaaaaaaaaaaaaaaaaaagtaaaaaaaaaaaaaatcatataAGCTTTTGCATGTTCTCCgacaattcatcaatttctgTAGCACCAGATTCCATCGTTGATGTAGAAGAATGACCTACGATTGTATCATCTTGGgaattttgtttttttgaagatcttCTCGAGAAACTACTTCTCGAACTGTTTCTACTGTACTTTTGGTATCTCGGTCCATGAGATCTCTGTGGTGTCGAGAATTGTCTATACATCGTTGACGATGGTGGTGTAGGCGGAGGTGCTTGTGGTTGTCCATAGTGATATGGGAACGGGTATGTCATATACGGTcctggtgctggtgctgaAGTTGGTGTTACACTTGCTTTTGGACCCATGGGACCAAATCCTGGTATTGGTTGATACATTACAGGTGCCATGTATCCATTGGCACCATCCACGGGGAAAGGTGCGGGATACATGATCGGAAATTGAGACGGTGGCTGGCTTGTATTGGCGGCAGCCATGGGCGGTGTTGGATACATGAAATAGGGCATGTGGTATTGAGGGGTtgtattggaagaattccTTCTAGGATCGTTATCAAATGGATGGTGTTTCCTATGCCTTCTACCATTACCGTTTGCATTTCCATTGATATGACCATTCGTATAACCATTAGTATAACCATTTGTGTTACCATTAGTATAACCACTAGCATAACCACTAACGTAATCTTGTTGGCGGTGTGGTACCGTTTGGGAATTTGGCTCGTTTTGTTGCGTTGTCGCCTGATCGTTAAACCTATATCGTGAAGTCTCAAATTGGTACGGCTGTGGTGAGTTATTATCCGATGTCCCATTCTCTTCCTCATTATCGTTGtcgttatcatcatcgtcatcactgttcttctttggtGTACTGAAAATTTCTTGCTTTCTCTGTTCGTAttgtttttccttttccaatCTCTGTTGTTCTAACGAAGCATTggtatcttcatcattttctttgttatCAGCCCCTTGTTGTCCTGCTTCAGGTTTAATTacgttattattattgttattagGAGTATCAGTATTAGTATCACCAATTTTGTCTGACTGACTTTGGCCATCTCgccttttcaaaattcgatatcttttattattagtagTATTGCTGGCATTAGTATTGGTACATCCGTAAGGACCCAATCCCATTGGTTGTAGATTTTGTAACAATGGCTTGCCTTGTATGTTTTCAAATCCGTCTCCTTTAAAGATAATAACACAGTTATCTTGAGTTCTCGCCAAGGCATGCTTTAAATTGTGGTATTCAGCCACTTGATGTGAAAGCAACCTATAGTAAGAATTCATAGGTCTCAATTCATAAGATTCCGCATTTGAAGCAACAAAAGAAGCTACTgagttttccaattcaacGACAAATTGTCGATCGTGTGGCTTGTGGAAAAGTGCAGTGATCATTGCAGGTGTCAATCCTAAGCCTGTCAGGTCATTAAAACCACTTCCAGCAATACTACCCATCATTGTCTGGAAATATCAATCTCTAAAAATGCAAACAATATTCTTTCGACCTTTTTTGTCCAATCTCAACCGTTTCAATTCGAAGAAATTCGTAAGAGaaacaattgaaatatCATCCAAGAACTAGCGACCGTCGATTGATCTTTGGTTAGATGTCGCTGGGCTACCGAAACCTCTGGTCGTATTTCAATGCTTTTATAGGCAACATTAATCCAGGTTCCTTTAATCATATGTTGATATCACTGCCCACGGAGCTGGATTCGGTTAAAGGCAACATAATAGGATTCTACCTTTAAATTAACTCTCAACAACTTGAAGGCGGAAGATAAGGAGATATTAGGTGGTATCTGTGCCAGATTCTGTCCGTGTTGATCTGATTAAGCGTTTACTGTGCCCCCCTTCTTCTGTGAATAAAAATGTCGAGTATTGAAGACATTTTGCAAGTTACTTGTAACAATCAGGATACGAGAGGATACAGTTTAGTACAAACTGAAGATATCAGTGGTGATGGTGCGGGATCCTTGAGAGTGGAAGATGTAGATGCAGTCCTTTTATACCAGCTGATGGAGAATGAATCTCTTACAGAACCATTTGCATACTTAAACAGCTGTTTCCAAAGATGTCAGCAACAAAAAAGATTGAACAAGAACGGTAGTCCATCTTTGGGTGCTGTTTTCCAGGAAATTGATAGATTGGTCGTTGGATATGGTCTTGTAACCTTACAAGTGGAATGTTTTAGTCCGAATGGTGATTTTATGTCATATGTTAAGCAAATTGTTAGTGATGTGGACAGATACATTGACTTCTTATCGCAGTTGATCCAAAGATCTATAGTGGAAGGAACAGTTATGGAACTTTTGGAGGGGTTTTTCCCCACGCTATTGAGATTTATGAGTCAGGAATTACAGTATTTTGATTTGAATGATTCTTCGATCTACAATGCGGTTTTAACactttttgaaatgtttGTCACTTTCAAGCCTATTGCCGCTGTTTTCACACAAGTAACCGGGTTTTTTGGCGATTATGATTGTAAACCCAACGATTTCGAAAAGACAACGATTTTGGGTCCTATCTTAACTTTATCTCCTCTGAACCCCAATGTGGCATTGAGAAACTACGGTGAGAACTTGGAAAGAACTCAACAGCAGAAAAACATCATTCATGAATCGTTACAGACAGAGCATAAAGTTGTGGTGGAAAGATTGTTCTTTATTCTCGATAAGCTCGTAAGAGGCTCCTCGACTTCAAGGGAGGATATTATGGGTTATTTCTCCAGAATTGTCAATAAAAACCATTTGCGTAGAGGTGAACATGCAAACCAAAATACGTTGGCATCGAATGCATTTATGACTAACATTACTTTGATTTTAATCAAATTTTCAGAACCATTTTTGGATgtttcattcaaaagaattgataagATCGATGTTAACTATTTTAACAACTTAAATCTTTTCATTGACCTTTCAAGTGAAACTCGTGTCAATTCTGATTTCAAAGAAgcagatgaattttacgataaaaataagaaagatgaagattgTAAACCAAATTTTATCTCTGATTGCTTTTTCCTAACAATGACTTATTTACATTATGGTATTGGCGGTACGTTGTTATACGATGAAAAGATTACGCCGCAGGTTAAAAGGTTAAAACAAGAGATCGACAGGATAAAGAAAGTTTCACAATCACAAGATATGTTTGCAACTTTTGCATCTGTACAATTGAAGCAGATGGAAAAATCCTTAAAGATTACTCAAAGTATCAAGGATGCCTTGCAGGGATTTTTCTCTCATAGATATTTACAGTTAGAGGTCTTTGATTTCATCTGTGGTGCCTCTGTGTTTTTGATGAGGGCTATTGATCCCGAGCATCTGTTCCcatcaaaatatttcaagTTACCTTTGATTCCAGATCAGGTTGGTGTGGAAAACGTGGACAATGCAGATTATTTAAGAGCAAATGCTCCTATACCTTTCAAATATTATCCTGAATTTGTCATTGAAGGTCCTATCAACTATTCATTGTACATTTCTCAATACAATACTTCCCCCATTTTCAGAAATCCACGCCTTTCATCCTTTGTCGAATTGGCAACTGCCATTTTACGTTGTCCCGAATTGGTATCTAATCCACATTTGAAAGGTAAACTGGTTCAATTACTGAGTGTCGGTGCCATGCCACTAACTGATGATTCGCCTGGATTCATGATGGacgtttttgaaaatgatacgTTTGTCTCTGATCATCTGTTGTATGCATTTCTCGATTTTTATGTCATTGTGGAAAAGACGGGGTCTTCTTCCCAGTTTTATGATAAATTCAATAGCAGATACAGCATTTCAATTATTTTGGAACAGTTATATTATAGAATACCCAAATACAAGGCACAATTAATCTGGCAGGCAAATAACAATGCAGATTTCTTTGTTAGGTTTGTTGCTAGAATGTTAAACGATTTAACATTTTTATTAGACGAAGGTTTGGGTAATCTAGCTGAAGTGCATAACATCAGTattgaattagaaaatagGGCTAAAGGATTGCCACcaacaagagaagaagacgaCCGTGAACTACGTTCTAAATATGCATCCGCAGAAAGGCAGGCTAAATCATCTTGTGGATTAGCAGATAAATCGATTACACTTTTTGAACTTTACTCAAAGGATATTCCCAACGCATTTGTAACGCCTGAGATTGTTGATCGTTTGGCAAGTATGTTAGATCACAATTTGGGATCATTAGTGGGACCAAAATGTGGCAAATTAAAAGTTAAAGATCCTCAAAAATTCTCATTTAACCCTAAAAGATTACTCAAATCTTTGACTACGGTTTACATCCATCTTGCTGATCAACAATCGTTTGTGTCTGCCGTCGCCAAGGATGGCAGATCATTCAGTAAGGAATTGTTTGAAAGGGCAGTTCACATTTTAGCTATGAAGATTGGATTGGTTAGTGATGAATTTTGTCACAAATTATTAGAATTTGCTCAAAGAGCTGAGGAACAAAAGGCCGCcgaagaagcagaagatTTCGGATTCGATGAGGTTCCTGACGAATTCTTGGATCCACTTATGTTTACCATAATGAACGATCCAGTTATACTTCCTGCATCAAAAATGTCAATCGATAGATCTACAATTAAAGCTCATCTTTTGAGTGATTCTACGGATCCATTCAATAGAATGCCATTAAAGTTAGAACAAGTTACTCCTAATCATGAGTTAAAACGACAAATTGAAGAGTTTAAACGTCAAAGGAAAGGAAACAACGTATGATTGATTAGATTATACACTATATGTAAGaaaaaactgaaaaatcCTTTATAAGCTCATTTTGATTTAAGCTTTGATAGCGAATTTTCTTTGAGGGAAGTTGATTTCTCTCTTTCTTTGCTTGAGGGTAACTTGGGAAGCTTCGTGCTTAGTCAAAGCTCTTCTCAAAGCTCTAGTCTTCTTTGGTCTCAAATCCTTTGGTTGGAATTTCTTACCTTTGTACAATTGTCTAACGGCTTCTCTTTGTTGTTCGTTGATGATAGTCAAGACACGGGCGATATCTCTTCTAACAGTCTTGATCTTTGGTAGAGATGGTCttgacaatttttgaaccTTCAATTCGGCCAActccttcttcaaatcgACCAATTGAGATTGAAGTTGCTCCTTGTTCTTAGTTCTTAGCTCGTAAGGTTTCACGCCGGCCtaataaaaaataacaTAGTTAGTACTTCCACTCACATTTAACTCCTATACTTTCATTCTAGCATTACTTTAACATACCATCTCGATGCTTTGATTGATTAATACCTATATCACCAACGATTTGGAACAATTCACCTGTGTTTAATCAAGTATACTTTGTCGAATGACAAAAGTTGAGTCGGGTCACTTCGCGATGAGTCGGTTGATGGAATGGAAAGAcgaaagagaaaaaaaaagatttcgGATTCTTTGGGAGAAATTCTCCCGAAGTTTGTAAATGTGTGGGTTTACAAAAAGATGTAAGGTTGTTGTAGAGGATGTACGGAGTTTGAAAACAGTCAACTTTTCCCACAATCtattttctttgttatTCATTATTCGGAGCTTACGGACCTTTTCGTGTAATACAGTAATAACAatggtagtaataatattGTATATTGTTATAGTATATTGCATACTTAATGATTCGTTACAATTACTTATGGCCTAATTCACAAAGATGGGGctagtaaaaaaaaatagtaaagaaattaaatcCTAATTCAAGTTCAATTGGACTTAGATTTAgtttaaagaataattgttgagtaaaaaaaagaattcatttttttcttttaaaacCGGTATCAACAGCTGCATGCAGTGCTTTCAAAtactttcttttctttctcttcttccttttcaaattgctTAAGATtggttcttcaaattgttacTTAGCCATTCCAAACCTTCGTAAAGACCTTCACCAGAAGTGGCACAGGTAGCTTGGATGAACCAAGGTCTGTTTCTGATAGAATGTAGACCTAATTTTTCGGTAATTTCTGCTGCAGACATAGCTTCTGGCAAATCTTGTTTGTTTGCAAAGACCAACCAGACGGcatttctcaattcatcttcattcaacATTCTTTGCATAACTTCTCTTGCTTCAGTGATACGAGATCTATCGTTGGAATCGACAACGAAGATAACACCTTCTGTGTTTCTGTAGTAGTGTCTCCACAATGATCTAATTCTGTCTTGTCCACCCACATCCCAGACGGTAAAGGAAATGTTCTTGTATTGAACGGTTTCGACGTTGAAACCAATGGTTGGGATTGTTGTGATAACTTCACCCAACTTCAACTTATAAAGAACAGTAGTCTTACCAGCACCATCAAGACCCACCATCAATATACGCATCTCTTTGTTACCAAAGAGGTTACTAAACAACTTTGATGCAAAAATACCCATCTGTAGTCGAAAGTTAGTATTTTGTCTGgctcaattggaattgagCAGTCAATGGTATTGAACACTAGATGTTATTTCTTATTGCCTCTCTTTGTCAATCTGCCTCCGTAGGTAATGACTCATGACTGGTTGACAGGTGGACTTTAGGAGTAAGGCACCCAAACAAAACACAGAAAATGAATGGAATTCTCCACTGGTCGATGATACAACCATCGCAATTGGTCTAATTGTCACGGTGTATCATTGTAGAGATGCCAATGCACCTGTATCAACTATTTCCGTAATCACCGAAGACCAAACAGTCAAATACCAGTGACAACGTGTCAATAGCAGAAAtaacaaaaacaaatatCCCACACATAAACGCACATTGGGAGAAGAGGTGAAGAGACATAAGCTCTTAACACTTGTCACACATAACAATATACCAACCTTTCCTCCCCTAAGTAAacatcaaaaatttcaataccaaAATTACCAACTGCTCAAAAATCGAAAAAAACAAATGATTCCATTCCAAGTGAAATCAACCCTATACATACCTTTTCCGCACACCTTTTGACACTTCAGAgtttagaaaaaaaaatcaacaagaCCAGATAATCCCTAAAGACCCTGCTGTCCCTCTTTATACTTTTCAGATATAGACAGGAGTTGGTAGTAGAAGTGAAAGTAAAACGTAGAGTCGAATTGCCAAAGATCGATCGGCAcgaaaaaataaaaaaataaaaaaaaaaaaaaaatttaagaCTATTCGTATACAGTTACCACAATACGCGTCAACGC
The genomic region above belongs to Zygosaccharomyces rouxii strain CBS732 chromosome F complete sequence and contains:
- a CDS encoding serine/threonine-protein phosphatase (highly similar to uniprot|P23595 Saccharomyces cerevisiae YDL188C PPH22 Catalytic subunit of protein phosphatase 2A functionally redundant with Pph21p methylated at C terminus forms alternate complexes with several regulatory subunits involved in signal transduction and regulation of mitosis) encodes the protein MDMDLDVPMHDAIEDQQLGPTLDEDRETNSADNSAGSTNAGNVGQTPGSLEIDEVEDLHDPDFKPGSSGIADQKSAKPLELTNSTIDQLDKWIEYLSKCQVLSEEEVARLCKMAVDVLQFEENVQPINVPVTICGDVHGQFHDLIELFKIGGPCPDTNYLFMGDYVDRGYYSVETVSLLVAMKVRYPRRITILRGNHESRQITQVYGFYDECLRKYGSATVWKMFTDLFDYFPITALVDNKIFCLHGGLSPMVETVDQVRELNRIQEVPHEGPMCDLLWSDPDDRGGWGISPRGAGFTFGQDISEQFNHTNDLSLIARAHQLVMEGYAWSHQQNVVTIFSAPNYCYRCGNQAAIMEVDENHNRQFLQYEPSVRPGEPTVSRKTPDYFL
- the UFD2 gene encoding ubiquitin-ubiquitin ligase UFD2 (similar to uniprot|Q06096 Saccharomyces cerevisiae YPR105C COG4 component of oligomeric Golgi complex); the encoded protein is MSSIEDILQVTCNNQDTRGYSLVQTEDISGDGAGSLRVEDVDAVLLYQLMENESLTEPFAYLNSCFQRCQQQKRLNKNGSPSLGAVFQEIDRLVVGYGLVTLQVECFSPNGDFMSYVKQIVSDVDRYIDFLSQLIQRSIVEGTVMELLEGFFPTLLRFMSQELQYFDLNDSSIYNAVLTLFEMFVTFKPIAAVFTQVTGFFGDYDCKPNDFEKTTILGPILTLSPLNPNVALRNYGENLERTQQQKNIIHESLQTEHKVVVERLFFILDKLVRGSSTSREDIMGYFSRIVNKNHLRRGEHANQNTLASNAFMTNITLILIKFSEPFLDVSFKRIDKIDVNYFNNLNLFIDLSSETRVNSDFKEADEFYDKNKKDEDCKPNFISDCFFLTMTYLHYGIGGTLLYDEKITPQVKRLKQEIDRIKKVSQSQDMFATFASVQLKQMEKSLKITQSIKDALQGFFSHRYLQLEVFDFICGASVFLMRAIDPEHLFPSKYFKLPLIPDQVGVENVDNADYLRANAPIPFKYYPEFVIEGPINYSLYISQYNTSPIFRNPRLSSFVELATAILRCPELVSNPHLKGKLVQLLSVGAMPLTDDSPGFMMDVFENDTFVSDHLLYAFLDFYVIVEKTGSSSQFYDKFNSRYSISIILEQLYYRIPKYKAQLIWQANNNADFFVRFVARMLNDLTFLLDEGLGNLAEVHNISIELENRAKGLPPTREEDDRELRSKYASAERQAKSSCGLADKSITLFELYSKDIPNAFVTPEIVDRLASMLDHNLGSLVGPKCGKLKVKDPQKFSFNPKRLLKSLTTVYIHLADQQSFVSAVAKDGRSFSKELFERAVHILAMKIGLVSDEFCHKLLEFAQRAEEQKAAEEAEDFGFDEVPDEFLDPLMFTIMNDPVILPASKMSIDRSTIKAHLLSDSTDPFNRMPLKLEQVTPNHELKRQIEEFKRQRKGNNV
- a CDS encoding uncharacterized protein (weakly similar to uniprot|P48568 Saccharomyces cerevisiae YDL186W Hypothetical ORF), coding for MPLDLRPCELPSYEPTFDLTKQNFLPARNIPTVRELVKAKQDERVLPPKNEFVNRMEDSLIRWKPPGSSYRGTTMAIEGSHPYQLETSKLQDQSKGYGYGYGGGTYVMDSFVNWWKGSNVDNAADRGEDTVSNGGDDDFSLNYEPDCAESIATGTARTTYAVIPPKTPRPVTLVERTPDDTVYQLYYGKPIPPDYLSGRYYNFNTLQQQQQQQHQNGQDPSEWLKNCFSSCTNM
- the RPL35A gene encoding 60S ribosomal protein uL29 (highly similar to uniprot|P39741 Saccharomyces cerevisiae YDL191W RPL35A and YDL136W RPL35B, proteins component of the large (60S) ribosomal subunit), with the protein product MAGVKPYELRTKNKEQLQSQLVDLKKELAELKVQKLSRPSLPKIKTVRRDIARVLTIINEQQREAVRQLYKGKKFQPKDLRPKKTRALRRALTKHEASQVTLKQRKREINFPQRKFAIKA
- a CDS encoding 2-oxo-4-hydroxy-4-carboxy-5-ureidoimidazoline decarboxylase (conserved hypothetical protein): MMQYQNFVHASKDHQLVVMNELFEPCQGLIRLTVDDDGFMPRARELDNYKEFIELVRSTLIQVCLEVEMEASSSSSSTGNRRKLLEDVVNAHPRLGETKKQLSTHSMLEQKNLQSSQDSPEIQKKLLELNHEYEKVYPGLRFVVFVNGRTRLEIIRIMESRITSGNDWFKEVRTAMQELCNIAQDRYRKNSSRL
- the RBS1 gene encoding Rbs1p (some similarities with uniprot|Q870H2 Saccharomyces cerevisiae YDL189W RBS1 Protein of unknown function identified as a high copy suppressor of psk1 psk2 mutations that confer temperature-sensitivity for galactose utilization proposed to bind single-stranded nucleic acids via its R3H domain); the protein is MMGSIAGSGFNDLTGLGLTPAMITALFHKPHDRQFVVELENSVASFVASNAESYELRPMNSYYRLLSHQVAEYHNLKHALARTQDNCVIIFKGDGFENIQGKPLLQNLQPMGLGPYGCTNTNASNTTNNKRYRILKRRDGQSQSDKIGDTNTDTPNNNNNNVIKPEAGQQGADNKENDEDTNASLEQQRLEKEKQYEQRKQEIFSTPKKNSDDDDDNDNDNEEENGTSDNNSPQPYQFETSRYRFNDQATTQQNEPNSQTVPHRQQDYVSGYASGYTNGNTNGYTNGYTNGHINGNANGNGRRHRKHHPFDNDPRRNSSNTTPQYHMPYFMYPTPPMAAANTSQPPSQFPIMYPAPFPVDGANGYMAPVMYQPIPGFGPMGPKASVTPTSAPAPGPYMTYPFPYHYGQPQAPPPTPPSSTMYRQFSTPQRSHGPRYQKYSRNSSRSSFSRRSSKKQNSQDDTIVGHSSTSTMESGATEIDELSENMQKLI
- the RDI1 gene encoding Rdi1p (highly similar to uniprot|Q12434 Saccharomyces cerevisiae YDL135C RDI1 Rho GDP dissociation inhibitor), with product MDESEFQGVSDEPTNDQYKVSAKKTLEEYKNLDAEDESLAKWKESLGLSADVLPLEYPGDKRKLVIQKIMLLVDTEPEPIVFDLTNETTIKELASKRYKIKEKSNYKLRIQFKVQHEIITGIRYVQYIKKAGIAIDKIDDHLGSYAPNTKTKPFYEVELPESEAPSGFLARGNYSAVSKFIDDDNTNHLTLNWGVEITKR